A region from the Ancylothrix sp. D3o genome encodes:
- a CDS encoding BON domain-containing protein, with the protein MGWLQRLFGLEKPQSQPATVTAPDTQQSYSVPAAPQTPDIAPERLGLNGEYDQSGLAKRVALAFDQDSQVADLDRLWVAQTGSTVVLKGEVPDQQTLQKLVSIAQGVYGASSVQTDQVKIG; encoded by the coding sequence GGTTACAAAGACTCTTCGGCCTCGAAAAACCCCAATCTCAACCGGCCACCGTCACAGCGCCTGACACTCAACAAAGCTACAGCGTCCCCGCCGCCCCCCAAACACCCGACATTGCCCCAGAACGCCTGGGATTAAACGGCGAATATGACCAAAGTGGCCTTGCCAAACGAGTAGCCTTAGCCTTCGATCAAGACTCACAAGTTGCAGACCTTGACCGGCTATGGGTTGCCCAAACCGGCAGCACAGTAGTCTTAAAAGGCGAAGTTCCCGACCAACAAACCTTGCAAAAATTAGTCTCCATTGCTCAAGGCGTTTATGGTGCCAGCAGCGTTCAAACCGATCAAGTAAAAATTGGTTAA